In Calothrix sp. PCC 7507, one DNA window encodes the following:
- a CDS encoding DUF790 family protein: MLPTDLLMHRHSGEEIIPKRLKIDDKHLGLANELINYFQAAVGKTQGVLERQLTDFEGDTTDYRVKRGLAYILKSSFCTFEVVSPLEPPMLRERVFSLSAKSVPSRESTQLTLSKIADELTHELEREVLPEQVHTGLYADLAENKILTVFDAPKTQDLLNRYNLSQVQGVFYKASKLVLNAHRNVPGEYKLLFRYLKLFQLMAYIEGDADHGFTISIDGPTSLFNPSTRYGLAIAKMIPALLHVTRWSLAATLKNRDTYTNAWITGRFTLNSECGLVSHYSPGKPYDSMLEASFADKWDALKSDWFLEREVDLIPIPGSVMIPDFRLVHPDGRSYLLEIVGYWRPEYLQKKFSQVRRAGCDNLILAISERLNLEKAGVKINDVPAKIIWFKDKLLPKAVLAVLD, translated from the coding sequence ATGTTACCGACAGATTTACTGATGCACCGCCACAGCGGGGAGGAAATCATCCCGAAGAGATTGAAGATTGATGATAAACATTTAGGGTTAGCAAATGAGTTAATTAATTATTTTCAAGCAGCGGTGGGTAAAACTCAAGGTGTACTTGAGCGTCAACTTACCGATTTTGAAGGAGATACGACAGATTATCGCGTCAAGCGGGGTTTAGCTTATATTCTCAAAAGCAGTTTTTGCACCTTTGAGGTAGTTAGTCCGCTCGAACCGCCAATGTTAAGAGAAAGGGTGTTTTCTCTGTCTGCAAAATCCGTTCCTAGTCGCGAATCAACACAGCTAACACTCAGCAAAATCGCTGATGAATTAACTCATGAACTTGAGCGAGAAGTTTTACCAGAACAGGTTCACACTGGACTTTATGCTGATTTAGCTGAGAACAAAATTCTGACAGTTTTTGATGCCCCAAAAACCCAAGATTTGCTAAATCGATATAACTTATCCCAAGTGCAGGGAGTGTTTTATAAAGCCAGTAAATTAGTGTTGAATGCCCACCGCAATGTTCCCGGAGAATATAAGCTGTTGTTTCGCTATCTCAAATTGTTTCAATTGATGGCTTATATTGAAGGCGACGCTGACCACGGGTTTACAATTAGCATTGACGGGCCGACGAGTTTATTTAATCCTAGTACACGTTACGGGTTGGCGATCGCCAAAATGATTCCCGCCTTACTCCACGTCACCAGATGGAGTCTCGCAGCCACCCTCAAAAACCGCGATACCTACACCAACGCCTGGATAACTGGACGTTTCACCCTCAACTCTGAATGTGGTTTAGTCTCCCACTACTCACCCGGCAAACCCTACGACAGTATGCTCGAAGCATCCTTCGCTGATAAATGGGATGCACTAAAATCCGACTGGTTTTTAGAGCGAGAAGTCGATTTAATTCCCATTCCCGGTAGCGTCATGATTCCCGATTTCCGCCTAGTGCATCCTGATGGAAGAAGTTATTTATTAGAAATTGTCGGTTATTGGCGGCCAGAATATTTACAAAAAAAGTTTTCGCAAGTCCGCCGCGCCGGATGTGATAACTTAATTTTGGCAATTTCTGAGCGATTGAATTTAGAAAAAGCCGGTGTGAAAATCAACGATGTTCCTGCGAAAATTATTTGGTTTAAAGATAAATTGTTGCCAAAAGCCGTGTTAGCAGTATTGGATTAA